In Serratia liquefaciens ATCC 27592, the genomic stretch TGCCAAGCGTGCCGCCGAAGGTGAACAGCGAGGTCAAAATGGCCGATTGTTCCAGTTGATAGCCCAGTCCCTGCATCAGGATCGGCATCCAGCTCAGCAGCACGTAATAAATCACCAAGCCCATAAAGTACGTCAGCCACAGCATCAGCGTGCCGGTCAGATAAGGGCGGGTGAACAACAGGCCGACGCTGGTTTTGGACTGTGTCAATTTCTCTTCATACAGATAAAAGCGCGTCACGTTATCGAGATTCTGGCTGACAAAACGCTGGGCAATACGTTTGATTTTTGCCGCATCTTTACCGCGGTTCACCATGTATTTCACCGATTCCGGCAGGAACAGGATCAACAATAACGTCAGCGCCAACGGAGCGATCGCGCCCAACAACAGCACACTATGCCAGCCATACGCCGGGATCAGCCAAGACGAAATCGCACCACCTCCGGCTGCACCCAGCGGGAAGCCGCAGTACATGGTGTTAATAGCCAACGAACGACAGCGTTGTGGCGCATACTCGGAAATCAGCGTGATGGCGTTCGGCATCGCCGCCCCTAATCCCAGGCCGGTGAGGAAACGCCACAGAGTCAGGCTATTGAGCGAGCCGGCGTAGGCGGTAGCCAGGGTCGACAGGCCGAAGAACAGGCATGAAAATACCAGTACCCGCTTACGGCCGATACGGTCGGAAATCGGTCCGGCAACCAGGGCACCAAGGGACAGACCCAGCAGCGCGGCGCTCAGCACCGGGCCCAGATCCTGTTTAACAATGCCCCAGTCTTTGGCGACCGAGGGAGCGATATACCCCATGGCCGCCGTGTCAAAGCCATCAATGGCCAGGATCAGGAATCCCAAAATGATCAAGGTCCAGTGAAACAGCGAAAATTTGCTGTCATCGATGGCCTGCTGAATATTCAACTCGGTGGAATGAGCCATGGCAACCTCTAACGCAGATGTGATTGTGTGGATAAATCACCGGAACTGATGCCCGGCTTGTGCTTGCCTGTATATACATCTGCGCGCAGGCGCTTTATGTCAAATATATTTATCTTATGCGTTAAATAAATGTTGTTTTTGCGAAGCAGATTACATCGTAAACACAAGGAGATTGCTCAGTAAGCAAATAAAATGAAGCGGATAGCCGGTGAGATACGCTGGCGAAGGCGGGTAGGATAAAATTTAATACAATTTCGCCCGTTTGGTCGCCGGGCTGGAATCTGCGATAATCCCTTTTTACCTTTCCAGATTGAGAAACCGATGCAGTACCCGATTAATGAAATGTTCCAAACCTTGCAGGGCGAAGGCTTTTTCACCGGCGTTCCAGCCATCTTTATTCGCTTGCAGGGCTGCCCGGTAGGATGCAGCTGGTGCGACACCAAACATACCTGGGAAAAGGAAGCCAATCGGGAAGTCGATATGCAGCGGATCCTGGTGAAAACCGAAGAGAGCGACGCCTGGGGCAGCGCCAACGCCGAGCAGCTGTTGGCGGTGATGCGTCAACAGGGTTATACCGCACGCCACGTGGTAATCACCGGCGGCGAGCCCTGCATCTATGATTTGACTCCGCTGACCCAGTTGCTGGAAGACAACGGCTACGGCTGCCAGATTGAGACCAGCGGCACCCACGAAATCCGGTGTTCGGCGAAAACCTGGGTGACGGTATCCCCCAAGGTGAATATGCGCGGCGGCATGAAGGTGTTGGATCAGGCTTTGCAGCGCGCTGATGAAGTGAAGCACCCGGTTGGGCGTGAGCGCGATATCGAAGCATTGGATGTGCTGCTGGCGACGCTGCATGATGAGAAGCCGCGTATTATCGCGCTGCAGCCGATCAGCCAGAAGGAAGAGGCGACTCGCCTGTGCATCGCAACCTGCATTGCGCGCAACTGGCGCCTGTCGATGCAGACCCATAAATATCTGAACATCGCATAAAATTCAGGGCGCCATTGGGCGCCCTTTCTTTAACCTTTATACACGCATCCCGCGGTACAGGTTTCTTTCACCATCACCGCAGTCAGCTCCGGCAACTGGGGTTTGAGCTGTTGCCAGATCCAGGCGGCAAGCACTTCGCTGGTGGGATTTTCCAATCCTGGAATATCGTTCAGATAATGGTGATCCAGGCGCTCCCAAATAGGGGAGAACACGGCTTTAAGCTCGGCGAAATCCATCACCCAACCGGTATGTGCATCCACTTCACCGGTTACTTCCAGACGCACCATAAACGAATGCCCGTGCAGACGGCCACATTTATGGCCCTCAGGTACGTGCGGCAAACGGTGTGCGGCTTCAAACTGAAAATCTTTAAACAGCGTGGTTGCCATTATTACGGCCTCATTGACTCAAAAACCGCCGAAGTTTACCGGAAACGGAGCCTGCTTGCCATTTATACCGCTATGGTCTACCGCTGCTGTGGTCAATGCACGGTTAACACTTTTTTTGTTTGGTACCGACTGGACCTATCGGTTGGGGTAATGAGTGGTAAATGCGATTCATTCAAATAACGTTAAAAAAACAGCTTTATTTTCATTGAGATAAAAATATCTGCTTAGCGCTTTAAGCACTATCCGTTACCAGAAAAACAGCTTAGTCATTTTGGTTATTAATTATTGCTATCCCTTATTTAATCGTTGCTATTGTGCTCGGTAACCTTACAAACTCTCCTGTTCTTTTCAGGACCGCAGACTGAACGAAAAGACAGCGACTGACACTGGCGAGCACCTGGCTGGATAGGTGCCAAGTATAGGAAATAAGTACTGCAATGACGACTCAGGCTCCTCCAACATCGATGCTCCCGCTGACACCCGAACAGCTGGCGCGCCTGCAGGCGGCGATTGGTGAATATTCACCGACGCAGCTGGCGTGGCTGTCAGGTTATTTCTGGGGAATGGTTAATCAACAGCCTGGTGCGGTAGCCATTGCTCCGCCTGCCGCCGCTGCCGCCAGTATCACGCTGATTTCCGCCTCGCAGACCGGCAATGCTCGCCGCCTGGCGGAACAATTGCGCGACGATCTGTTGGCCGCCAAGCTGAGCGTCACGCTGGTTAATGCCGGCGACTACAAATTCAAGCAAATTGCCCAGGAACGTCTGCTGGTGATCGTCGCCTCCACCCAAGGGGAAGGTGAGCCGGCGGAAGAGGCGGTTGCCCTGCATAAATTCCTGTTCTCCAAGAAAGCGCCGAAGCTTAACGAAACCGCGTTTGCGGTCTTTGGCCTGGGGGACACTTCCTACGAAAACTTCTGTCAGTCGGGTAAAGATTTCGACGGCAAGCTGGCCGAACTGGGCGCTGAGCGTCTGGTCGAGCGGGTAGATGCCGACGTGGAATATCAGGAGCTGGCTACCGCCTGGCGTAAACAGGTGGTGGAGGTGTTGAAAGCGCGCGCACCGGCTGAAAACGCCGCACCGGGCGTGCTGGCCAGCGGTGCGATTGACCTGATCGACAGCAGCCCGTACAGCAAAGAACAGCCTCTGACCGCACAACTGGCAGTGAAGCAAAAAATTACCGGCCGGGCCTCAGACAAAGACGTGCGCCATATTGAAATCGACCTGGGTGATTCTGGTCTGCGTTACCAACCGGGCGATGCGCTGGGCGTGTGGTTCGATAACGACCCGGCACTGGTGGATGAACTGGTGCAACTGCTGTGGCTGAAGGGCGACGAACCGGTGGAAGTGGAAGGAAAAACCTTGCCGCTTTCGCAAGCGTTACGCAGCCATTTTGAACTGACGCAGAACACCACGCTAATCGTCGATAAATACGCGGCTCTGTCGCGCGACGAGAAGCTGATTGGTTTGTTAGCGGATAAAGCCGCGCTGCAGCATTACGCGCACAACACGCCAATTGTCGACATGGTGCGACAGGCGCCAGCCGATCTTAACGCCGAGCAGTTGATTGGCCTGCTGCGTCCGTTGACGCCGCGCCTGTATTCCATCGCCTCGTCGCAAGCCGAGACTGAAAACGAAGTGCACGTGACCGTCGGCGTGGTGCGTTACGACATCGAAGGGCGCGCCCGCGCAGGCGGTGCCTCCAGTTTCCTGGCCGATCGGCTGGAAGAAGATGGTGACGTGCGGGTGTTCATCGAACATAACGACAATTTCCGCCTGCCGGCCAACCCGGAAACTCCGGTGATCATGATTGGGCCAGGCACGGGCATTGCGCCGTTCCGCGCCTTTATGCAACAGCGTGATGCTGACGGTGCCGGCGGCAAGAACTGGTTGTTCTTCGGCAACCCGCACTTTACTGAAGACTTTTTGTATCAGGTCGAATGGCAGCGCTATGTGAAAGATGGCCTGCTGACCCGCATCGATCTGGCCTGGTCACGTGACCAGCAGCATAAAGTCTATGTCCAGGACAAATTGCGCGAACAGGGCGCGGAAGTGTGGCGTTGGATCCAGGAAGGCGCGCACATTTACGTCTGTGGCGATGCGAACCGCATGGCAAAAGACGTGGAAAACACATTACTGGAACTGGTGGC encodes the following:
- the queE gene encoding 7-carboxy-7-deazaguanine synthase QueE; translated protein: MQYPINEMFQTLQGEGFFTGVPAIFIRLQGCPVGCSWCDTKHTWEKEANREVDMQRILVKTEESDAWGSANAEQLLAVMRQQGYTARHVVITGGEPCIYDLTPLTQLLEDNGYGCQIETSGTHEIRCSAKTWVTVSPKVNMRGGMKVLDQALQRADEVKHPVGRERDIEALDVLLATLHDEKPRIIALQPISQKEEATRLCIATCIARNWRLSMQTHKYLNIA
- a CDS encoding MFS transporter; this translates as MAHSTELNIQQAIDDSKFSLFHWTLIILGFLILAIDGFDTAAMGYIAPSVAKDWGIVKQDLGPVLSAALLGLSLGALVAGPISDRIGRKRVLVFSCLFFGLSTLATAYAGSLNSLTLWRFLTGLGLGAAMPNAITLISEYAPQRCRSLAINTMYCGFPLGAAGGGAISSWLIPAYGWHSVLLLGAIAPLALTLLLILFLPESVKYMVNRGKDAAKIKRIAQRFVSQNLDNVTRFYLYEEKLTQSKTSVGLLFTRPYLTGTLMLWLTYFMGLVIYYVLLSWMPILMQGLGYQLEQSAILTSLFTFGGTLGILVAGWLMDRWNAHKVVSSGFVITALLIVAMATEDSHIVLLGTFIFLMGITMNGAQSGLQTLAATFYPTHSRATGIAWMQGIGRFGGVAGTMMGAQLLAMQWEVQSILMFLCVPALIAAIATVFKMTRRATLQPADKPV
- the cysJ gene encoding NADPH-dependent assimilatory sulfite reductase flavoprotein subunit: MTTQAPPTSMLPLTPEQLARLQAAIGEYSPTQLAWLSGYFWGMVNQQPGAVAIAPPAAAAASITLISASQTGNARRLAEQLRDDLLAAKLSVTLVNAGDYKFKQIAQERLLVIVASTQGEGEPAEEAVALHKFLFSKKAPKLNETAFAVFGLGDTSYENFCQSGKDFDGKLAELGAERLVERVDADVEYQELATAWRKQVVEVLKARAPAENAAPGVLASGAIDLIDSSPYSKEQPLTAQLAVKQKITGRASDKDVRHIEIDLGDSGLRYQPGDALGVWFDNDPALVDELVQLLWLKGDEPVEVEGKTLPLSQALRSHFELTQNTTLIVDKYAALSRDEKLIGLLADKAALQHYAHNTPIVDMVRQAPADLNAEQLIGLLRPLTPRLYSIASSQAETENEVHVTVGVVRYDIEGRARAGGASSFLADRLEEDGDVRVFIEHNDNFRLPANPETPVIMIGPGTGIAPFRAFMQQRDADGAGGKNWLFFGNPHFTEDFLYQVEWQRYVKDGLLTRIDLAWSRDQQHKVYVQDKLREQGAEVWRWIQEGAHIYVCGDANRMAKDVENTLLELVAEHGGMDTELADEFLSELRLERRYQRDVY
- the queD gene encoding 6-carboxytetrahydropterin synthase QueD translates to MATTLFKDFQFEAAHRLPHVPEGHKCGRLHGHSFMVRLEVTGEVDAHTGWVMDFAELKAVFSPIWERLDHHYLNDIPGLENPTSEVLAAWIWQQLKPQLPELTAVMVKETCTAGCVYKG